GGTGCGGCCGTCGCCGTGCCCGCCACTGTCCGCGCCGCGGCGGCGCTGCCGCCCCCGAACGTTTCCCAAGGGGCCGCTCCCCAAGGGCCCGCTGCGCAAGCGCCCGCACAGACCCCAGCTCAGGGACCGCAATGATCCGCCGCACGCCTCTTCTCGTCGCTCTCCTCGCCGCGACGGTCGCCGTCAGCGGCTGTTCCACGCTTTCACGTCTGAATCCGCTGAACAAGGACAAGGGGCCGTCCGAGGTCGCCTCCGAGGGCAAGCGGATCTCCATCGTGCCGGCCGATCAGCAGATGATCCCCGCGGACGCCCTCAAGGGCGTCGATTTCTTCCTGCCGCCGGCGACGGAGCTGACCGCTTGGCCGCTGCCCGGCGGGACGCGCGAACAGTCTATCGAACACGTAGACGCCGCACCCAGCCTGGCGATCGCCTGGAAGCGCGGATTCGGCTCTGGCTCCAAGAAGACGCGCTTCTTGACCGCGCCGCCGGTGATGGCTGACGGCAAGGTCTTCGTCATGGACGCTGACGGGGATGTCTCGGCCTGGGACGCGCGCAGCGGTTCGGAAGTCTGGCGTCGCACCGTGCGGCCCTCGACCGGGCGCCGCGACCGTGTCGCCTTCGGCGGCGGCCTGGCCTATGCCGACGGCAAGCTCTACGTCTCGTCCGGCTATCGCGGCGTAGCCCAGCTTGATGCGACCACGGGCGCCATTGGCTGGACGGCGGTGACGGAACAGCCGATCCACGCCGCCCCCACGGTCGCCGACGGCCGCGTGATGGTCGTGGCCCTGGATAACACCCTCCTCACCTTCGACGCCGCCACCGGTGCGCCGGGTTGGTCCTACCAGGCGCTGTCGGAGCCTGCGCGCATGTTGGCGGCGTCGAGCCCGGCGGTGACCGGCGATACGGTGATCGCCTCCTTCGGTTCCGGCGAGTTGGTCGCTTTGCGCGCGCAGAACGGCAACGACCTGTGGAACGAGGCCCTGTCACGCGCCAGCCGGACCAGCGCGCTCTCAGAAATCCGCGACATCCCAGGCCGACCGGTGGTCTATCGCGGCGACGTTTTCGCCGTGAGTCACTCCGGCGTCTTCGCCGCCACTGATGTGCGCACGGGCCAGGCCCGCTGGAGCCTGCCGGTGACGGGCGTCTCGACGCCACTGCCGGTGGGCGACGTGGTCTATGTCGTCTCCAAGGCCGGCGAAGTGATCTGCGTGGCCCGTGAAAGCGGTCAGATTTACTGGATCCGCGATTTGAACGCAGGCGTGAAGACCAAGAAGGTCGGCGGTTTCCTTGGCATCGGCGGCCGGCGCGAGGCCAAGCCCTTGTGGTCAGGCCCGCTCCTGGCGAACGACCGGTTGATCCTCGTCAGCGCGAAGGGCCAACTGGCCGCGCTGAACGCCAAGACGGGTGAGATTCAGAACCGAGTGTCGCTCGGCGACGGCAGCCTGATTTCGCCGATCGCCGCGGGCGGCACGATCTATGTTGTCACTGACAACGCGACCCTCATCGCGCTG
This is a stretch of genomic DNA from Phenylobacterium immobile (ATCC 35973). It encodes these proteins:
- a CDS encoding PQQ-like beta-propeller repeat protein; protein product: MIRRTPLLVALLAATVAVSGCSTLSRLNPLNKDKGPSEVASEGKRISIVPADQQMIPADALKGVDFFLPPATELTAWPLPGGTREQSIEHVDAAPSLAIAWKRGFGSGSKKTRFLTAPPVMADGKVFVMDADGDVSAWDARSGSEVWRRTVRPSTGRRDRVAFGGGLAYADGKLYVSSGYRGVAQLDATTGAIGWTAVTEQPIHAAPTVADGRVMVVALDNTLLTFDAATGAPGWSYQALSEPARMLAASSPAVTGDTVIASFGSGELVALRAQNGNDLWNEALSRASRTSALSEIRDIPGRPVVYRGDVFAVSHSGVFAATDVRTGQARWSLPVTGVSTPLPVGDVVYVVSKAGEVICVARESGQIYWIRDLNAGVKTKKVGGFLGIGGRREAKPLWSGPLLANDRLILVSAKGQLAALNAKTGEIQNRVSLGDGSLISPIAAGGTIYVVTDNATLIALR